One Bos indicus isolate NIAB-ARS_2022 breed Sahiwal x Tharparkar chromosome 10, NIAB-ARS_B.indTharparkar_mat_pri_1.0, whole genome shotgun sequence DNA window includes the following coding sequences:
- the NGB gene encoding neuroglobin, translated as MELPEPELIRQSWREVSRSPLEHGTVLFARLFDLEPDLLPLFQYNCRQFSSPEDCLSSPEFLDHIRKVMLVIDAAVTNVEDLSSLEEYLAGLGRKHRAVGVKLSSFSTVGESLLYMLEKCLGPAFTPATRAAWSQLYGAVVQAMSRGWGGE; from the exons ATGGAGCTCCCGGAGCCCGAGCTGATACGGCAGAGCTGGCGGGAGGTGAGCCGCAGCCCGCTGGAGCATGGCACCGTCCTGTTCGCCAG GCTGTTTGACCTGGAGCCAGACCTGCTGCCCCTCTTCCAGTACAACTGCCGCCAGTTCTCCAGCCCAGAGGACTGCCTGTCTTCCCCCGAGTTCCTGGACCACATCAGGAAG GTGATGCTGGTGATCGATGCTGCGGTGACCAATGTGGAGGACCTGTCCTCCCTGGAGGAGTACCTGGCCGGCCTGGGCCGGAAGCACCGGGCAGTGGGCGTGAAGCTCAGCTCCTTCTCG ACGGTGGGTGAATCCCTGCTCTACATGCTGGAGAAGTGCCTGGGCCCTGCCTTCACACCCGCCACTCGGGCTGCCTGGAGCCAGCTCTACGGGGCCGTGGTGCAGGCCATGAGTCGGGGCTGGGGTGGCGAGTAA